From Actinomyces slackii, a single genomic window includes:
- a CDS encoding DUF1501 domain-containing protein: MALRKTRFTQGAALMREDIVTPMHHHDEAQDALLVEVDGVTRPMTGCQADGYVTENYDLPELTEVEHVDGGPRHVKRRHILAGAAAGFGALLTTTTMPRYSFAAPPEGSSGPQELLVCVFMRGGFDGLSAVVPVGDPAYYAARSSIAVKAEQTLGLDATWGLNAHMKAMKPIWDEGQLAIIQGSGSPDVSRSHFVDQVTVERAAPASVRSGWLGRHLQTASSQTGTFRGVSIGTSTVFSLTTNALDTLAVSSIDDFGLDVWGGDRMKSHVQSVLEEMYGGAGGQAQETAASTFDAATTLQQIRADQSTAPEGYPDSTWGKGLAEIARLAKAGVGMEVACIDIGDWDMHAGLGSAADEQAWFSRRARDFAEGLAAFRKDLGEHWSRTTVVTMSEFGRRVAENGSGGLDHGQGNTMFVLGGGVKGGRVLGTVPSLEEANLSLGDVPITLDYRQALSEIVSTKLGNGSSVADVFPGFTPGTPLGIV, encoded by the coding sequence ATGGCACTGAGAAAGACCCGCTTCACCCAGGGCGCCGCCCTCATGCGCGAGGACATCGTCACCCCCATGCACCACCATGACGAGGCGCAGGACGCCCTGCTGGTGGAGGTCGACGGCGTCACCCGCCCCATGACCGGATGCCAGGCGGATGGCTACGTCACCGAGAACTACGACCTGCCCGAGCTGACCGAGGTCGAGCATGTCGACGGCGGGCCCCGCCACGTCAAGCGCCGCCACATCCTGGCCGGGGCCGCCGCCGGATTCGGGGCGCTGCTGACCACCACCACGATGCCCCGCTACTCCTTCGCCGCTCCCCCCGAGGGCTCCAGCGGCCCCCAGGAGCTGCTGGTCTGCGTGTTCATGCGCGGCGGCTTCGACGGGCTCTCCGCGGTCGTGCCCGTGGGGGACCCCGCCTACTACGCGGCCCGCTCCTCCATCGCGGTCAAGGCCGAGCAGACCCTGGGGCTGGACGCCACCTGGGGGCTCAACGCCCATATGAAGGCCATGAAGCCGATCTGGGACGAGGGGCAGCTGGCCATCATCCAGGGCTCGGGCTCCCCGGATGTCTCCCGATCCCACTTCGTGGACCAGGTGACGGTGGAGCGCGCGGCCCCCGCCTCGGTGCGCTCGGGCTGGCTGGGCCGCCACCTGCAGACCGCATCCTCGCAGACCGGGACCTTCAGGGGCGTGAGCATCGGGACCTCCACGGTCTTCTCCCTGACCACCAACGCCCTGGACACCCTGGCGGTGTCCTCCATCGATGACTTCGGCCTCGATGTGTGGGGCGGGGACCGGATGAAGTCCCACGTCCAGTCCGTGCTGGAGGAGATGTACGGCGGCGCCGGGGGCCAGGCCCAGGAGACCGCCGCCTCCACCTTCGACGCGGCCACCACCCTCCAGCAGATCCGCGCCGACCAGTCCACGGCCCCCGAGGGCTACCCGGACTCCACCTGGGGCAAGGGCCTGGCGGAGATCGCCCGGCTGGCCAAGGCCGGTGTGGGCATGGAGGTCGCCTGCATCGACATCGGCGACTGGGACATGCATGCGGGCCTGGGCTCGGCCGCCGACGAGCAGGCCTGGTTCTCCCGCCGGGCCCGGGACTTCGCCGAGGGCCTGGCCGCCTTCCGCAAGGACCTGGGCGAGCACTGGTCGCGCACCACCGTGGTGACGATGAGCGAGTTCGGCCGGCGCGTGGCCGAGAACGGCAGCGGCGGATTGGACCACGGCCAGGGCAACACGATGTTCGTCCTGGGCGGCGGCGTCAAGGGCGGCCGCGTGCTGGGGACCGTGCCGAGCCTGGAGGAGGCCAACCTCTCCCTGGGCGACGTGCCCATCACCCTGGACTACCGCCAGGCCCTGTCCGAGATCGTCTCGACCAAGCTCGGCAACGGCTCCTCCGTGGCCGACGTCTTCCCGGGCTTCACCCCCGGAACGCCCCTGGGGATCGTCTAG
- a CDS encoding DUF4244 domain-containing protein — protein sequence MHLTRPETPVDPAGHADPGGEAGMATAEYAIGTLAAAAFAGLLLALIRSGSLTGALQSIIESALSV from the coding sequence ATGCACCTGACCCGCCCCGAGACGCCGGTGGACCCCGCCGGCCATGCCGATCCCGGAGGCGAGGCCGGCATGGCCACCGCCGAGTACGCCATCGGCACCCTGGCCGCCGCCGCCTTCGCGGGGCTGCTGCTGGCGCTGATCAGGTCCGGCAGCCTGACCGGGGCGCTGCAGTCCATCATCGAGTCGGCGCTGTCGGTGTGA